In Sphaerodactylus townsendi isolate TG3544 linkage group LG13, MPM_Stown_v2.3, whole genome shotgun sequence, one DNA window encodes the following:
- the DNAAF6 gene encoding dynein axonemal assembly factor 6 isoform X2, giving the protein MAPLGKPLETEGLRILDGWSKTMAVETSLLALAELLSGPRDEDEEDDEDRSSSATNLGPGNIGAPKTMEPAAASQMKSANSKEIWSAEEVLEGSEYDDSWDFREQPEYEIMFQQQVRTEDMFLGMSRKDPSTACCEDMLIKIHLPDTKASDITLDIKEKILDLRTPQKKLLLHLPHPVDPDDGKACFVPEKSSLEVTLHMKREFDFINFA; this is encoded by the exons ATGGCACCGCTGGGGAAGCCGCTGGAGACTGAGGGGCTGCGCATCCTTGACGGCTGGTCTAAGACGATGGCGGTGGAGACTTCGCTGCTCGCCCTGGCTGAGCTCCTCTCTGGCCCTCgtgacgaggacgaggaggatgaCGAG GATCGGTCTTCATCTGCGACTAACCTGGGACCTGGAAACATTGGAGCTCCGAAGACCATGGAGCCCGCAG CTGCCTCTCAAATGAAATCTGCGAATAGCAAAGAGATTTGGAGTGCAGAAGAGGTGCTGGAGGGATCAGAGTATGATGATTCCTGGGACTTCAGAGAACAACCTGA ATATGAAATTATGTTCCAGCAGCAGGTAAGGACCGAGGACATGTTCCTGGGGATGAGCAGAAAGGACCCTTCCACAGCCTGCTGTGAGGACATGCTG ATTAAGATCCACCTGCCAGATACAAAGGCTTCGGACATCACTCTTGATATCAAGGAAAAAATTCTTGATCTTCGGACCCCCCAGAA GAAGCTCCTCTTGCACCTGCCACACCCTGTGGACCCCGATGACGGAAAGGCCTGCTTCGTTCCTGAAAAGAGCAGTCTGGAAGTCACCTTGCACATGAAGCGGGAGTTTGATTTCATCAACTTTGCTTGA
- the DNAAF6 gene encoding dynein axonemal assembly factor 6 isoform X1, whose protein sequence is MAPLGKPLETEGLRILDGWSKTMAVETSLLALAELLSGPRDEDEEDDEVGQDRSSSATNLGPGNIGAPKTMEPAAASQMKSANSKEIWSAEEVLEGSEYDDSWDFREQPEYEIMFQQQVRTEDMFLGMSRKDPSTACCEDMLIKIHLPDTKASDITLDIKEKILDLRTPQKKLLLHLPHPVDPDDGKACFVPEKSSLEVTLHMKREFDFINFA, encoded by the exons ATGGCACCGCTGGGGAAGCCGCTGGAGACTGAGGGGCTGCGCATCCTTGACGGCTGGTCTAAGACGATGGCGGTGGAGACTTCGCTGCTCGCCCTGGCTGAGCTCCTCTCTGGCCCTCgtgacgaggacgaggaggatgaCGAGGTGGGGCAG GATCGGTCTTCATCTGCGACTAACCTGGGACCTGGAAACATTGGAGCTCCGAAGACCATGGAGCCCGCAG CTGCCTCTCAAATGAAATCTGCGAATAGCAAAGAGATTTGGAGTGCAGAAGAGGTGCTGGAGGGATCAGAGTATGATGATTCCTGGGACTTCAGAGAACAACCTGA ATATGAAATTATGTTCCAGCAGCAGGTAAGGACCGAGGACATGTTCCTGGGGATGAGCAGAAAGGACCCTTCCACAGCCTGCTGTGAGGACATGCTG ATTAAGATCCACCTGCCAGATACAAAGGCTTCGGACATCACTCTTGATATCAAGGAAAAAATTCTTGATCTTCGGACCCCCCAGAA GAAGCTCCTCTTGCACCTGCCACACCCTGTGGACCCCGATGACGGAAAGGCCTGCTTCGTTCCTGAAAAGAGCAGTCTGGAAGTCACCTTGCACATGAAGCGGGAGTTTGATTTCATCAACTTTGCTTGA
- the DNAAF6 gene encoding dynein axonemal assembly factor 6 isoform X3, with protein sequence MAPLGKPLETEGLRILDGWSKTMAVETSLLALAELLSGPRDEDEEDDEVGQDRSSSATNLGPGNIGAPKTMEPAAASQMKSANSKEIWSAEEVLEGSEYDDSWDFREQPEYEIMFQQQVRTEDMFLGMSRKDPSTACCEDMLIKIHLPDTKASDITLDIKEKILDLRTPQKYVGGIREAPLAPATPCGPR encoded by the exons ATGGCACCGCTGGGGAAGCCGCTGGAGACTGAGGGGCTGCGCATCCTTGACGGCTGGTCTAAGACGATGGCGGTGGAGACTTCGCTGCTCGCCCTGGCTGAGCTCCTCTCTGGCCCTCgtgacgaggacgaggaggatgaCGAGGTGGGGCAG GATCGGTCTTCATCTGCGACTAACCTGGGACCTGGAAACATTGGAGCTCCGAAGACCATGGAGCCCGCAG CTGCCTCTCAAATGAAATCTGCGAATAGCAAAGAGATTTGGAGTGCAGAAGAGGTGCTGGAGGGATCAGAGTATGATGATTCCTGGGACTTCAGAGAACAACCTGA ATATGAAATTATGTTCCAGCAGCAGGTAAGGACCGAGGACATGTTCCTGGGGATGAGCAGAAAGGACCCTTCCACAGCCTGCTGTGAGGACATGCTG ATTAAGATCCACCTGCCAGATACAAAGGCTTCGGACATCACTCTTGATATCAAGGAAAAAATTCTTGATCTTCGGACCCCCCAGAAGTATGTAGGGGGAATAAGG GAAGCTCCTCTTGCACCTGCCACACCCTGTGGACCCCGATGA
- the NUP62CL gene encoding nucleoporin-62 C-terminal-like protein, with amino-acid sequence MSQFSFGSSGPAGGGFSFGPPKTAAATAPAGFSFTSSAPSSTNSGGGFTFGTAAAAAAPASTQPPALFSFTTPATTAPSSGFSFGAATPATPATGNVFGLGGNASKLNLGSTGTVQPTGMTGGFSLGNSSGLGGSVTTSVPASQPAAPSGFVFGSTAAAAAAQPAPTGGFSFGSGTTAQSGTPNFSLGSVVNPTAQASAGPTGLTFGVAPATVSTATTTAAVSQPATAFSLGTPSAGAGFGLLASAATSAPTGTLIQGPALSFGGKLGGTAATSTAASTTTTPSLLGLGAPTLFASIGNSSAPAPSTVTSLSLGASSAGTAAAGTVGFGTKVLGTTTAAAAAATTTASATSAPSAGFTLNLKPPATTATVASTIAVTATTVTAPPVMTYAQLETLINKWSLELEDQEKHFLQQATQVNAWDRTLIENGEKITSLHREVEKVKLDQKRLDQELDFILSQQKELEDLLLPLEESVKEQSGTIYLQHADEEREKTYKLAENIDAQLKRMAQDLKDIIEHLNTSGGPADTSDPLQQICKILNAHMDSLQWIDQNSALLQRKVEEVTKVCESRRKEQERSFRITFD; translated from the exons ATGAGCCAGTTCAGTTTTGGCAGCTCCGGCCCGGCCGGTGGCGGTTTCAGTTTCGGACCGCCGAAGACCGCGGCCGCCACCGCCCCGGCAGGCTTCTCCTTCACCTCCTCTGCTCCGTCATCGACCAATTCTGGGGGCGGCTTCACCTTCGGGACGGCGGCCGCTGCCGCGGCCCCTGCCAGCACTCAGCCGCCAGCCCTCTTCTCCTTCACCACGCCTGCCACCACGGCGCCGAGCTCTGGCTTCAGCTTCGGTGCGGCCACTCCTGCAACCCCGGCGACCGGCAACGTCTTCGGGCTCGG GGGAAACGCATCCAAACTGAACCTGGGCAGCACTGGAACAGTACAACCTACTGGTATGACAGGAGGCTTTTCTCTGGGCAATAGCAGCGGACTGGGTGGCAGTGTAACAACTAGCGTACCAGCTAGCCAGCCGGCAGCTCCTTCAGGCTTTGTGTTTGgctctactgctgctgctgctgctgcacagccTGCCCCAACTGGAGGTTTCAGCTTTGGCAGTGGAACAACAGCCCAGTCTGGAACCCCCAACTTTAGCCTTGGTTCAGTTGTGAACCCAACAGCGCAAGCATCTGCAGGGCCTACAGGGTTGACCTTTGGGGTTGCTCCAGCCACAGTCAGCACTGCTACAACCACAGCAGCTGTGTCACAACCTGCTACAGCTTTTAGCCTTGGAACACCATCTGCGG gtgCAGGTTTTGGATTACTTGCATCAGCAGCTACTTCTGCCCCCACAGGAACACTAATCCAGGGTCCTGCCTTATCATTTGGAGGCAAACTTGGAG GTACAGCTGCAACCTCGACAGCAGCTTCCACCACGACAACACCTTCCCTCCTTGGACTGGGTGCACCAACACTTTTTGCTTCCATAGGAAACTCGTCAGCCCCAGCTCCCTCTACTGTTACCAGCCTCTCAC TTGGTGCTTCTTCAGctggcacagcagctgccggAACTGTAGGATTTGGCACTAAAGTATTGGGGacgacaacagcagcagcagcagccgccactaCAACAGCCA GTGCAACGTCTGCCCCCAGTGCTGGATTCACATTGAATCTGAAGCCACCAGCCACAACTGCTACAGTAGCATCTACAATTGCTGTTACCGCCACAACAGTTAC GGCTCCTCCAGTGATGACATATGCCCAGCTGGAGACCTTGATTAACAAGTGGAGCCTGGAACTGGAGGACCAGGAAAAACATTTCCTTCAGCAGGCCACTCAGGTCAATGCCTGGGACCGAACCCTGATTGAGAATGGAGAGAAG ATCACATCTTTGCACAGAGAAGTGGAGAAAGTGAAGCTGGATCAGAAGAG gttGGACCAAGAACTAGACTTTATTTTGTCCCAACAAAAAGAGCTGGAAGATCTGTTACTCCCTCTTGAAGAATCCGTGAAAGAACAGAGTGGGACCATTTACCTGCAGCATGCGGACGAGGAGCGGGAGAAGAC ATATAAGCTGGCTGAGAATATCGATGCCCAGCTGAAGCGCATGGCACAAGATCTGAAGGACATCATTGAGCACTTGAACACCTCTGGGGGCCCTGCTGACACTAGTGACCCA cttcagcAGATTTGTAAAATCCTCAATGCACACATGGACTCTCTCCAATGGATTGATCAGAATTCAG